The following are encoded together in the Terriglobia bacterium genome:
- a CDS encoding lysophospholipid acyltransferase family protein, with amino-acid sequence MEPVAQTAEQEIRSENATRSFSWRERLSLFLITWVGYLLIRLVGPTLRYTFIPEPGCLANDHGPTALSIWSFWHRCVIPAAYRFRNQKIAVMTSRSYDGEYIARIIHKLGFRAVRGSSSRGAVGALMGMRRQLEQGHTVAFTIDGPRGPRYVAKPGPVLLAKKTGTPIGCFYIALERAWILKSWDRMMIPKPFSRAMFFASSPIIVPPDASDEQMAAFHQQMQETLERCRLKAEEAVSNQQSAVSG; translated from the coding sequence ATGGAACCTGTGGCCCAGACCGCTGAACAAGAAATCAGGAGCGAGAATGCTACTCGCTCTTTTTCTTGGCGCGAACGCCTGTCCCTGTTTCTGATCACCTGGGTGGGCTACCTGCTGATCCGGCTGGTTGGACCTACACTGCGCTACACGTTCATTCCCGAGCCAGGCTGTCTGGCGAACGACCACGGGCCAACAGCGCTCTCCATCTGGAGCTTCTGGCATCGCTGCGTGATTCCGGCGGCGTATCGTTTCCGCAACCAGAAGATCGCGGTGATGACCAGCCGCAGCTATGACGGCGAATACATCGCCCGCATCATCCACAAGCTGGGATTCAGAGCGGTGCGGGGATCCAGCTCGCGGGGCGCGGTGGGCGCGCTGATGGGGATGCGCCGCCAATTGGAGCAGGGACATACGGTGGCCTTTACCATTGATGGTCCGCGCGGGCCAAGATACGTGGCCAAGCCCGGCCCGGTGTTGCTGGCCAAAAAAACCGGCACGCCGATCGGGTGTTTTTATATTGCCCTGGAGCGTGCGTGGATCTTGAAATCCTGGGACCGGATGATGATTCCCAAACCGTTCTCGCGGGCGATGTTTTTTGCCAGCAGCCCGATCATTGTTCCGCCCGACGCTAGCGACGAGCAGATGGCCGCATTTCACCAGCAGATGCAGGAGACGCTGGAGCGTTGCCGGTTGAAGGCGGAAGAAGCAGTCAGCAATCAGCAATCAGCAGTCAGCGGTTAG
- a CDS encoding ABC transporter permease, with the protein MRNVWIIAKREYLERVRAKSFLIMTILIPALMIGVSVVPSLIATRSSGGTKKIVLVTADPQTGAILREELLDLNKPKKEADMPGGQRGPLTTTHYDVTVETDVSDASRRAFTEKVKAKQLDGVIWASDEALASRKFDYITLNVSSFIDTSILERAISVGVRRQMLKGKGLTDADIQNALKPVDLAAISPEGKDKPDPQKLFLTVLALVMVLYMTILLYGVNVMRAILEEKTSRVMEVMLSTATSQQMMTGKILGVSAVGLTQVGIWSVVAGALPLLVASSAGTFSGVLSTKLLVYFAVYFLLGFALYSTLCAAIGAMVNSEQEAQQLQIVVMMPLILAVIIMVNIIQYPSSPLAFWASLFPFTSPLIMLTRLALQPPHTWEIALSIALLVAAVFGCAWLCGRIYRVGILMYGKKPTLPEILKWIKYA; encoded by the coding sequence ATGCGTAATGTTTGGATTATCGCCAAGCGCGAATACCTGGAGCGGGTCCGCGCCAAGTCGTTCCTGATCATGACCATCCTGATCCCCGCGCTGATGATTGGCGTTTCGGTTGTGCCGTCTCTGATCGCCACCCGGTCCTCGGGCGGAACCAAGAAGATTGTTCTGGTAACCGCCGACCCGCAGACCGGCGCGATCCTGCGCGAGGAACTCCTGGACCTCAACAAGCCGAAAAAAGAGGCGGATATGCCAGGTGGCCAGCGCGGTCCGTTGACCACCACGCACTACGACGTTACGGTAGAGACGGACGTCTCCGACGCGTCCCGCCGCGCCTTCACAGAGAAAGTGAAGGCCAAGCAACTGGATGGCGTTATCTGGGCCAGCGATGAAGCGCTGGCTTCCCGGAAGTTTGACTACATTACGCTGAACGTTTCCAGCTTCATTGATACTTCCATCCTGGAGCGGGCCATCAGCGTCGGCGTGCGCCGGCAAATGCTCAAGGGCAAAGGCCTCACGGACGCTGACATCCAGAATGCCCTGAAGCCGGTGGACCTTGCGGCCATTAGTCCTGAAGGCAAAGACAAACCCGATCCGCAGAAGCTGTTCCTGACCGTGCTGGCCCTGGTGATGGTGCTGTATATGACCATCCTGCTGTATGGCGTCAACGTGATGCGCGCTATCTTGGAAGAAAAAACGTCCCGCGTGATGGAAGTCATGCTTTCCACCGCCACGTCGCAGCAGATGATGACCGGCAAGATCCTGGGCGTCAGCGCCGTGGGGCTTACCCAAGTCGGCATTTGGTCCGTGGTAGCGGGCGCGTTGCCGCTGCTGGTTGCCAGTTCAGCTGGCACGTTCAGCGGTGTGCTCAGTACCAAGCTGCTCGTTTATTTTGCCGTGTATTTCCTTCTTGGCTTTGCCCTCTATAGCACCTTGTGCGCGGCCATTGGCGCCATGGTGAATTCCGAACAGGAAGCCCAGCAACTGCAGATTGTGGTGATGATGCCGTTGATCCTTGCCGTCATCATCATGGTCAACATCATCCAGTACCCGTCCAGCCCGCTGGCGTTTTGGGCGTCGCTGTTTCCCTTTACTTCTCCCCTGATCATGCTGACGCGGCTTGCTCTGCAGCCGCCGCATACGTGGGAGATTGCCCTGTCCATTGCGCTGCTGGTGGCCGCGGTATTCGGATGCGCCTGGCTCTGCGGACGCATCTACCGCGTCGGCATCCTCATGTACGGCAAGAAGCCCACGCTGCCGGAAATCTTGAAGTGGATCAAATACGCGTAG
- a CDS encoding ATP-binding cassette domain-containing protein, whose protein sequence is MNTIELSQVRKTYDQFVAVDNLSFSIGEGAVFGLLGPNGAGKTSTIRMMIGITAPDSGSISVFGKPFERTSLHNIGYLPEERGLYKKMKIVDQLVFLGELHGMNAAVARKKAIAWCERLEIAEKLQSKVEELSKGMQQKIQFIAALLHEPDFVIMDEPFYGLDPVNAGLLKDVLMDLKKSGKTILFSTHRMDQVERLCDSICLIDKGRPVLQGELKEVKSRYGKRNVQIQYEGGGGFLQNKALVASCDDYGNYVEVKLAPGADPQDLLRLALERVRVNRFELMEPSMEEIFKEVVGKTDA, encoded by the coding sequence ATGAACACCATTGAACTCAGCCAGGTCCGCAAGACCTACGACCAGTTTGTGGCCGTGGACAACCTTTCGTTCAGTATTGGCGAAGGCGCCGTATTTGGGCTGCTGGGCCCCAACGGCGCGGGTAAGACCAGCACCATCCGCATGATGATCGGCATCACCGCGCCGGACAGCGGCAGCATAAGCGTTTTCGGCAAGCCGTTTGAGCGCACCAGCCTGCACAACATCGGCTATCTTCCCGAAGAGCGCGGGCTCTATAAGAAGATGAAGATCGTGGACCAGTTGGTGTTTCTGGGCGAACTGCACGGCATGAACGCTGCCGTCGCCCGGAAGAAGGCCATCGCATGGTGCGAGCGGCTGGAGATTGCGGAGAAACTGCAAAGCAAGGTGGAAGAGCTTTCCAAGGGAATGCAGCAGAAGATCCAGTTCATCGCCGCCCTGTTGCACGAACCGGACTTCGTCATCATGGACGAGCCGTTTTACGGGCTCGATCCAGTCAATGCCGGCTTGCTCAAAGATGTGCTGATGGACCTGAAGAAGAGCGGCAAGACCATTCTGTTTTCCACCCACCGCATGGACCAGGTGGAACGGCTCTGTGACAGCATTTGCCTCATCGATAAAGGCCGGCCGGTTCTGCAAGGGGAGCTGAAGGAAGTGAAGTCGCGCTACGGCAAGCGCAACGTCCAGATCCAGTACGAAGGCGGCGGGGGCTTTCTGCAAAACAAAGCGCTCGTCGCCTCTTGCGACGACTACGGTAACTACGTGGAAGTGAAGCTGGCGCCTGGGGCTGATCCCCAGGACCTGTTGCGGCTGGCCTTGGAGCGCGTGCGCGTCAACCGCTTTGAGCTGATGGAACCGTCCATGGAAGAAATCTTCAAAGAAGTGGTGGGGAAGACCGATGCGTAA
- a CDS encoding PilZ domain-containing protein, translating to MSSATPIPGKIIARAASVHIDNVCNAFLHDCFRQFGIQIVAVPGDAAEMFGHQKFEACVLRLYDPEAERILSAARNSTSNRRMVIYGIARSAHEALLHSNFGVNAILDEPLDRQSVLKVVRSTHLLVLHELRRYVRVPVISETVIEGGSGSAAAVTMDISSGGLSVRCPANLSSTDPVKVTLTLPGLPRLVLRAFICWKRENEKTYGLRFDPSDERRFRVRGWIDHYLEIM from the coding sequence ATGAGCAGCGCCACACCGATCCCCGGGAAGATTATCGCCCGCGCCGCCAGCGTCCATATTGACAACGTCTGCAACGCTTTCCTGCACGATTGTTTCCGCCAGTTCGGAATTCAAATTGTCGCCGTGCCCGGAGACGCCGCGGAAATGTTTGGCCACCAGAAGTTTGAAGCCTGCGTGCTGCGGCTTTACGATCCCGAAGCCGAGCGCATCCTCAGTGCCGCGCGCAACTCCACCTCCAACCGCCGCATGGTGATTTACGGCATCGCGCGCAGCGCCCATGAAGCGCTGCTGCATTCCAACTTCGGCGTGAATGCCATCCTGGACGAGCCTCTGGACCGGCAGAGCGTGTTGAAAGTTGTCCGCTCCACGCACCTGCTGGTGCTGCACGAGTTGCGCCGTTACGTGCGCGTCCCGGTAATTTCTGAGACGGTGATTGAAGGCGGCTCTGGCAGCGCGGCTGCCGTGACCATGGACATCAGTTCCGGCGGGCTGTCCGTGCGCTGCCCGGCGAATCTCTCGTCCACCGACCCGGTCAAAGTCACCCTGACCCTGCCCGGGCTTCCCCGGCTGGTGCTGCGGGCTTTCATCTGCTGGAAGCGCGAGAACGAAAAAACCTACGGCCTGCGCTTTGATCCTTCCGACGAGCGCCGCTTCCGCGTTCGCGGCTGGATAGATCATTATCTGGAAATCATGTAA